Proteins from one Vanessa atalanta chromosome 15, ilVanAtal1.2, whole genome shotgun sequence genomic window:
- the LOC125069187 gene encoding putative inositol monophosphatase 3, whose protein sequence is MNFGGTLRVNKFACFTLVFILFLIIYWRSGGAGYPTDKNDLINIKSLLKAAIHAAERGGKKVIEGKNHELNIKSKGKTLEGANDPVTDADYASHCAMYYGLKNTFPKLNVISEEHSKDDSSCQNQDVIDIEATPTDHRTIDYMNDEHVYVKDVTVWIDPLDATQEYTEGLYQYVTTMVCVAINGVPIVGVIHYPFPTRTYWGWYTKKTSSNIPNIQHKDENKEKPRVVISRSHPGKVANIAKESFGLKTVVTQAAGAGDKVMGVVNGNFDVYLHATAIKKWDLCAGNAIIKAVDGKMTTIKGAEIDYSPDSGVKVTDGILVTRYDHDYYLSKLPKSLTGQT, encoded by the exons atgaaTTTCGGTGGCACGTTAAGAGTTAACAAATTCGCATGTTTcacattagtttttattttatttcttataatttattggcGTTCTGGAGGTGCTGGTTATCCTACTGACAAAAacgacttaataaatataaaatcacttttaaaagCGGCTATACATGCTGCCGAGCGAGGTGGAAAGAAAGTTATTGAGGGTAAAAACcatgaattgaatataaaaagtaaaggcAAGACGTTGGAGGGAGCAAACGACCCGGTTACCGATGCTGATTACGCATCGCATTGTGCCATGTACTATGGTCTTAAAAACACATTTCcaaaattaaacgtaatatCCGAGGAGCACTCGAAAGACGATTCGAGTTGTCAAAATCAAGATGTAATTGATATTGAAGCAACTCCCACAGATCACAGAACAATAGACTACATGAATGACGAACATGTATACGTTAAGGATGTTACGGTTTGGATTGATCCTCTGGACGCGACACAAGAATATACAG AGGGTTTATATCAATATGTTACCACAATGGTATGTGTGGCAATCAATGGTGTACCGATTGTAGGTGTCATACATTACCCTTTCCCAACACGCACATACTGGGGTTGGTATACTAAGAAGACATCCAGCAACATTCCAAACATACAACAT AAAgacgaaaataaagaaaaacccAGGGTTGTAATATCTAGGTCTCATCCAGGTAAAGTTGCTAATATTGCCAAAGAATCGTTTGGACTTAAAACAGTTGTAACACAAGCTGCAGGAGCAGGTGACAAAGTGATGGGAGTCGTAAATGGTAACTTTGATGTTTATCTCCATGCAACTGCTATCAAAAAGTGGGATTTATGTGCGGGTAATGCCATAATTAAGGCTGTTGATGGTAAAATGACCACAATCAAAGGTGCAGAGATTGACTACTCTCCTGACAGTGGTGTCAAAGTAACTGATGGTATCTTAGTAACGAGATATGATCATGATTATTACTTGAGTAAGTTACCGAAATCATTGACTGGTCAAACGTAA